The Gloeothece verrucosa PCC 7822 genome contains a region encoding:
- a CDS encoding phage/plasmid primase, P4 family, translated as MLTTQSRQKKLDFTASTSLIDIYNQALARLTPEIIYSRYPHNFRPDATGKLRGVPPFRHSKSGTSFTVFPDGGFFDAGDGFAGCAADYIHSINRGGWERARGRDFLNAVKELCELATIPFPEKTLSPQEIEKAHKWETKLQILAATNKICSDVLSSELGIVAREYLINERGLTEQQIKDFNLGYYRKRSDVVDYLKHKGFTATEIKEAGVAQQKWEGYITIPWLDERGRPLTLYGRYHKKVAPEGLPKTLALPGTSTKRSPLYLDRALAAGHREVIFVEGVFDALLLQALGETRVVSGVAASFSNEQIETLKRNRIEKVYHLGDPDGGGIGGTNSNLMRLSREGISVYVPPTLPDGLDPDEFVNLQGIDALKSLIDQSEHGYRWKAKQIINEYGTNSDAAIEKILTEAVAYSKTIPAHYKLEAETFFWNTIRGHLGEDAEAFRASLEMKYGNSSLIPNDEKDNLGLPVWAASNIAVWLAERYRCVLAWNTQIEEWYRYAAQSEGVWSKEPKYYIWQIIITELETLADIRQQLDEKNQRPTYSSNFVTGIETLLKAHLAVRGWDETEGLLPFNNGVKNLETGEFSPHSPGFRLTWCLPYNYDPLATCEPIVDWLKVMTKGDEQIIQFIRAHLNAVVTSRVDIQSYLELIGPGGTGKGTITRLATALIGDRNTISTTLRNLEENRFDTARLYNARLVVITDAEKWGGDVSVLKALTGQDKLRYEEKFKQPLDGFYFRGRVMICANEPIQSADYTSGLERRRQTVYMTNKIPLKSQKTLISLNNKGVTGDFVPYLPGLMNWVLSMSPSDTEQIIKETPTLHHQFQYYKAQILTETNPIADWMDVSVVIRNNYRSPIGVANRDKSSDSPNWFLNTDRWLYANYAQFCHATGAKAVSVRRFVNLLHDLSLNQLNLNVTKGRDRYGAYLLGLKLRDDEDLDPLLISGSSPPPSPTNLPPNGHSPNNHAPYSSTDPHSVTDLNNSSPCDGMVTDDVLSFSHMYLNN; from the coding sequence ATGTTAACCACTCAATCTCGTCAAAAGAAACTGGATTTCACCGCTTCTACTTCATTAATAGACATTTACAATCAAGCATTAGCCCGCCTAACTCCCGAAATTATTTATAGCCGCTACCCCCACAACTTCCGCCCTGATGCCACAGGAAAACTAAGGGGAGTGCCGCCTTTTAGACATTCCAAGTCAGGTACTTCTTTCACAGTATTTCCAGATGGCGGCTTTTTCGATGCGGGAGACGGTTTTGCCGGTTGTGCCGCCGACTACATCCACAGCATAAACAGGGGAGGTTGGGAAAGAGCTAGGGGGCGAGATTTCCTCAATGCCGTCAAGGAATTATGTGAATTAGCCACTATACCATTCCCAGAAAAAACATTATCTCCCCAAGAAATCGAAAAGGCGCACAAATGGGAAACAAAACTTCAAATACTAGCCGCCACCAATAAAATTTGCTCAGATGTACTCTCGAGTGAATTAGGAATCGTCGCCCGTGAATATTTAATCAACGAACGAGGACTTACTGAACAGCAAATTAAGGACTTTAACTTAGGTTATTACCGTAAACGCTCAGATGTGGTGGATTATCTTAAACACAAAGGATTTACCGCCACCGAGATTAAAGAGGCAGGGGTAGCGCAGCAAAAATGGGAGGGCTATATAACTATTCCCTGGCTGGACGAACGGGGACGGCCACTGACCCTTTACGGACGGTATCACAAAAAAGTGGCTCCTGAAGGCTTACCCAAAACCCTTGCCCTGCCTGGCACAAGTACAAAGAGATCGCCATTGTACCTAGACCGTGCTTTAGCTGCTGGTCATCGAGAAGTAATATTCGTTGAGGGAGTTTTTGATGCCCTATTACTCCAGGCGTTAGGAGAAACCCGCGTAGTTAGTGGAGTAGCCGCAAGCTTCAGCAACGAGCAGATCGAAACCCTCAAACGCAACCGGATTGAAAAAGTCTATCATCTCGGCGACCCTGATGGTGGCGGGATTGGGGGGACTAACTCGAACTTAATGCGGCTAAGTAGAGAAGGCATTTCCGTATATGTCCCCCCTACTTTGCCCGATGGACTAGATCCCGACGAATTTGTAAATTTACAGGGGATTGATGCCTTAAAATCCCTAATTGACCAATCAGAACATGGTTACAGGTGGAAAGCCAAACAAATCATCAATGAGTATGGCACGAACTCAGATGCGGCAATAGAAAAGATCTTAACAGAAGCAGTCGCCTATTCAAAAACCATCCCTGCCCATTATAAACTAGAGGCAGAAACCTTTTTCTGGAACACTATCCGAGGGCATTTGGGAGAGGACGCAGAGGCATTTCGGGCTTCCTTAGAGATGAAATACGGTAACTCGTCCCTCATCCCCAATGACGAGAAGGATAACTTAGGGCTACCGGTTTGGGCGGCTAGTAACATAGCCGTGTGGTTAGCCGAGCGTTATCGTTGTGTGTTAGCCTGGAATACTCAAATAGAGGAATGGTATCGATATGCCGCACAGTCCGAAGGAGTATGGAGTAAAGAGCCAAAATACTACATCTGGCAAATCATCATTACCGAATTAGAAACCTTAGCTGATATCAGGCAGCAATTAGATGAAAAAAATCAACGTCCCACCTATAGCTCTAACTTCGTCACGGGCATAGAAACCCTACTCAAAGCTCATCTAGCCGTCAGGGGATGGGATGAAACCGAAGGGCTGTTACCCTTTAACAATGGGGTGAAAAATCTAGAAACTGGGGAATTTAGCCCACACTCACCAGGCTTTAGGCTAACCTGGTGTCTGCCCTACAATTACGACCCTCTCGCCACTTGTGAGCCTATAGTAGACTGGTTAAAGGTCATGACTAAGGGCGATGAGCAGATTATTCAGTTCATCCGCGCTCACCTTAATGCAGTTGTTACCTCCCGTGTTGACATCCAAAGTTACTTGGAGTTAATTGGGCCTGGTGGAACCGGTAAGGGAACCATAACGCGATTGGCCACTGCTTTAATCGGAGATCGCAACACCATCAGCACCACACTCCGCAACTTAGAGGAAAATCGTTTTGACACTGCTAGATTATATAATGCCCGTTTGGTGGTCATCACCGATGCCGAGAAATGGGGTGGCGACGTATCAGTCCTCAAAGCCTTGACCGGTCAGGATAAGCTACGTTATGAGGAGAAATTTAAGCAGCCGCTAGATGGGTTTTACTTTCGTGGCCGTGTCATGATCTGCGCTAATGAACCAATACAATCGGCTGATTATACATCGGGTTTAGAGCGGCGGCGGCAAACGGTTTACATGACCAATAAAATTCCCCTAAAATCCCAGAAAACCCTAATTTCCTTAAACAATAAGGGAGTAACGGGAGATTTTGTGCCCTATCTGCCTGGGTTGATGAACTGGGTGCTATCGATGTCCCCGTCTGACACCGAACAGATCATTAAAGAAACCCCAACGCTACATCATCAGTTCCAATATTATAAAGCCCAAATTCTCACCGAAACCAACCCTATAGCTGACTGGATGGATGTATCGGTGGTGATTAGAAACAATTACAGAAGTCCTATAGGGGTAGCCAACCGAGATAAGTCATCTGATAGCCCTAACTGGTTCCTCAATACTGACCGGTGGCTCTATGCTAATTACGCCCAATTTTGTCACGCAACTGGGGCTAAAGCCGTTTCAGTTCGCCGATTCGTCAATTTGTTACATGACCTGTCGCTTAACCAATTGAACTTGAATGTTACCAAAGGACGTGACCGCTATGGGGCTTATTTGTTGGGGCTGAAACTCAGAGATGACGAAGATCTTGACCCGTTGTTAATTAGCGGCTCGTCACCCCCGCCGTCTCCGACTAATTTACCCCCCAATGGTCACTCACCTAATAATCACGCTCCATATTCATCAACAGACCCGCATTCTGTTACAGACCTTAACAATTCTTCCCCTTGTGACGGCATGGTGACGGATGATGTGCTATCTTTTAGTCACATGTATCTTAACAATTAA